One region of Zootoca vivipara chromosome 7, rZooViv1.1, whole genome shotgun sequence genomic DNA includes:
- the LOC118089512 gene encoding WAP four-disulfide core domain protein 2 isoform X1 — translation MTLPAGCNMKLVLTVFVLLLGLNLELFGPNPPSASASPLPETISQVAAAVKGGTCPDTEVQSASSNCTEECQSDASCEGVEKCCRTGCGASCHLPNDKPGTCPSLSIGISMLGACHNACEVDSNCPGDKKCCQNGCGKLACSTPEF, via the exons ATGACCCTTCCTGCAGGCTGCAACATGAAGCTGGTCCTCACTGTCTTCGTCCTCCTCCTGGGGCTCAACCTAGAGCTCTTTGGGCCCAATCCTCCATCTGCCTCAGCATCTCCTCTCCCTGAAACCATTTCCCAAG TTGCTGCTGCAGTAAAAGGGGGCACATGCCCAGATACAGAGGTGCAGAGTGCCAGCAGTAACTGCACAGAAGAGTGCCAGTCTGATGCCAGCTGCGAGGGCGTCGAGAAGTGCTGCCGGACGGGCTGCGGGGCCTCTTGCCATCTCCCAAATG ATAAGCCAGGCACTTGCCCCAGCCTCTCCATTGGGATCTCCATGCTGGGCGCCTGTCACAATGCCTGCGAAGTGGATTCCAACTGCCCGGGGGACAAGAAATGCTGCCAGAACGGCTGCGGCAAATTGGCCTGTTCCACTCCTGAATTCTGA
- the LOC118089512 gene encoding waprin-Phi1 isoform X2 translates to MKPRNSSCLLHLFVLVSLVGLLTASILRIEVLQQNITVAAAVKGGTCPDTEVQSASSNCTEECQSDASCEGVEKCCRTGCGASCHLPNDKPGTCPSLSIGISMLGACHNACEVDSNCPGDKKCCQNGCGKLACSTPEF, encoded by the exons ATGAAGCCCAGGAATAGCAGCTGCCTCCTCCACCTCTTCGTCCTCGTCTCCCTGGTGGGGCTTCTCACAGCCTCGATTCTGCGGATAGAGGTGCTCCAACAGAACATTACAG TTGCTGCTGCAGTAAAAGGGGGCACATGCCCAGATACAGAGGTGCAGAGTGCCAGCAGTAACTGCACAGAAGAGTGCCAGTCTGATGCCAGCTGCGAGGGCGTCGAGAAGTGCTGCCGGACGGGCTGCGGGGCCTCTTGCCATCTCCCAAATG ATAAGCCAGGCACTTGCCCCAGCCTCTCCATTGGGATCTCCATGCTGGGCGCCTGTCACAATGCCTGCGAAGTGGATTCCAACTGCCCGGGGGACAAGAAATGCTGCCAGAACGGCTGCGGCAAATTGGCCTGTTCCACTCCTGAATTCTGA